GACCAGGGTTTCAATCGTGAGTTTATCGGAGGAAGTCGCGAGTCGGGGTTTGACATGCGGAGacatcttttctctctttttttttttttctttttttttttttcccctctgATAATTCTCCAATgaaaggaggaggaatgaGTGTGTTGTGAAAAAGTACAGTAACGGCTTTTTTGTACTTTTGGCAatttttggggttggagagggGTGGTGGATTCTGCGTGAGGCTGAGATTGGTTTGGTTAGATATTTGATATTGCATATATTTTACTAACTACCTTGTGCAGGGgttattttttatttttattttatctttccaATGAGAACTCGATGATCATCTGCAGAATTGGGAGGTAGTAGAGTAATGAGGGGATTTGGTGCTTCATGTAACCTCAGCCTTTTTAAAGATACATACTTACTGTTAGTAGGGTTATATTTAGCCCCGTGACTGGGAGGTAATAATACTACACAATATTGGGAGGCGGGGTTGGAAGTGTTGATTTATTTATACGGGGGAGGAAGGACAAGGGTTGGTACGGTCATGTGCCCgagacaacaaagaaaatgaaaactCTAGCGTTGGTCGTGGCGTTTTTAATCTCAAGTCAATTCATGAGGTGAGTCACTGTGCTATCATCGGAGCGTACTCGATTCTATGTTCCAAGACCATTGACCTCTGCAGCATGTGCTTGGGCTATTCTAGTCTCCTCATCTAGTGCGGCCTTGATCTTCCCCGCCAGCCAGACATACTGCTCCATGCTGTTGTGCAGCTGAACACTAAATCGGAAGATCCGTTTCGGGTAGGCCGGCCAGTGGTAACACTGGATCTCTGCACGATCATTCTCCCAAAGCGTCTTGCACAGAGGGAGAATGCCCTGAGTCTCTGGTAACACCGAGTCTGGAAGGGGGAACACCACCATATTGgcaatcatatcatctggGCAAGGAAGGTCAATACCAAGTATCCCCAGCACTTTCCGGCGCGCGTCAACAGCAAGCTCATGGTTTCGCTTGACCATGGCAGCATGACCGCCCGGCAGCGCGGTTTCAAGAAACTCGATAATCTTTGGCATGCTATGCACGCCAGATGGGTCGTGACAGCCGTTCCACTCAAAGGTATGCTCCAACCAACTGTAGGCGGCCCCGTCCGAGTCCCGCCAGTGGCCAGAGCGAGCAATAATCAGGGGCTTGAGACGGCGGATCCGGTCGCGACGCGCGTACAGGAATCCCACCCCGCGCGGAGCACACATCCATTTGTGGCAGCTGGTGGTGTAGTATGCTGCCCCGATGTCATGGAGATCCACTGGCACCTGCCCCGGGCCGTGGGCACCGTCGACGAGGGTGTCTACCCCACGGTCCGCTAGTTCCTGGACAATGCGCTTGATGGGGAACACCAAGCCGGAACGGCTGACAATATGATCAATGATGGCGAACCGGGTTCGTTCTGTCACACACGCCAGGATACTTTGgacaatctcctcctcagatGCAACGGGGAATGGAACCTGCGCAATGACCACTTTGGCGCCATCCCGGTTTGCAACATGTCGGAGGAGCATGGTCACCGAGCTGTATGCATGATTGGTCGTCAGTAGCTCGTCGCCTGGCTGGAACTGCTGGCTTTGTGTGACGATGTTGAGACCCAGGGTCGAACCAGGGGTCAGCAGTAGCTCGTCGTAGTTGGCATGCACGAAGCGCGCTAGAGCCTCCTTCGCAGCGCGGTGGCGAGGCGACCAGCGAGAGAGGAAAAATTCGGGGGATCCACGATCCAGTTCCCATCGCAACGCATTTTGGTGCTCGAGCACCTTCGTCGGGCAGGCCCCTGAAGAGCCATGATCCATATGGACCACGTCTCGCCGAAGAGGCCATTCTGACATAAACGGACTCGGCTGCGGAAAGTCTTCCGGTAAGAGGTCCAGGTCGTCTAAGGCTGTCATGGCTTCCTAATTAGGTATAATGTAGGAGCGAAGATGCAAGGATATCAGTCTCCCGAACAACGACGATTGCTTTATTTAGAAGGAGTAAGTGTTGTGAACAAGTTGGAATGGCGATCAAGGACTTGAGTCAGTTGACCTTTTTGACCGCGGATTTCGATCAATTGAACCACAAGTGCCATGGTGAGAAATTCAAATGACGAACGCAACGGAGTCGTATGCATCTTACAGAGGATTGGAATCCCCGTGTCTGCGAAATTCTCCGCCAAGCGTAGCCCAAGAAGGGACAATGTTCGGAACAAGGGTTAGAGACCCTATTCGCCGGTCTCATTTCTCGATTGTCAAGATCGGGACTGCAGACCCTGTTGCCAAGTCGGAGTCATGCGTAGCCAAGAGTATTAATGGTTTCACTGCAGATTATTCCTGCAGCCTGCAGCCAAAGCCCTCCGGGGGTGAAACGGAGCCTAAACAAGTCAAGTTGCGGGGTCTGAGGAGAATCTGCCCCTGGGCAATAATGCATCCAGATAAGCGTTCAGCCATGATCAGGGCCCGTCCGGAATGCGAGTAAGCTGCGGGGAAGACTAGATATCTTTAGAACACAGGCTCTATTGCCTAGTTGGGGAAGCGGGCTATCTGACATGATTTGATTCTCGAAAGTCAAGACACGACACAAGACCATGCGCGGTGCTGCTGCACTTTCTCATGTGGTTGAGGTTCTTGGGCGAGGCCATTCATGCTTGGTCGCACTTTAGCCTGACAGATTCGAGCGACACCGACATCGACGCCGCCGGAATGTTCGCCCCCAAATGGAGTCAGCGACATAAGTCTGAATGGTTCGGGTCGTCCATGTGTCTGTCCTGCCTTTTGCGGTAATGCGATAGGTATGTCGTCGTCATTAAAGAGAGCCTGGTGATACGGATGTAACAAGACCGGCTTATGCTTGCCTGCAGATCGCTGTTTGCAGATTGTGTAGAAGTCATCCTCCTGCACGACGAGTGCAGGGATGTACCTGACCCAAGCAAATTTTCGTACGAGCGCCGCTTGGCTCGTTATCTGGTCATACATTTTTCGATTGGTCGGGGAGTGAAGCTCCGTCACTACGTCGCAGAGATCGATTTGCCATTTCCGACCGAGGTGATGGGCTGTGCAGTAGCCTCGCAGGCCTTCTAACATGGCCTGACGGTCGACGGGCAGTGTCAGTGTCGCTAGAAATCGGAGCAAGAGTGTCGCGGTGGCACGGTGATTGCCGTCTATGATAGGGATCAGCCATTGGTCGTCATGGGCGTAACGCGGATATGTGGCGACCAGGATCGGGACCAGGGGGCAGGCCTGGCCATCGCTCATGGCAACCGCCCcgagcatctcctccacgaCTTCGAGGACATGCATTGGCACTGAAAATTCCGCTCGAGCCAATCGGTCCAAGGGTACATTCACGTAGGGAAGTTGATGGTGTGCGTTGAAGTGGACGAGAGTGAGCCGCTGCAGCAACGGGTTGGCCAGATACGAGGCCTCTTGAGCGGCTTGCGCGGCCAACCGTTCTAGATCTTTAGCATGCAGGATGTCCACCCTAGTGGCTGCCATGCATTTCCCCAACAGGTGACTGAAAAAGAACTGCTGCAGCGAGAACGGCCGCGACAGTCCATAGATTGGGTCCTTGAGAAAGGCATGGATTTGTAAAAACGCCAATGCTCCGTCAAAATGCCCCCTCCCCAGCTGCGACGCCATCTCACCTAGAGAGCGTTTCCAGAGCTGCAACGCGATGGTGCGTGCTGACGAGGTCGCCTTGTAATCCACGGGTATAGCAACGTAGTCGGACTTTGCGGATCGTGTCCGGTTGGATGAGCTGCTGACCATCCTCTGGACCACACCATGCACGGTTGCTTGTGCATGAGCTATCAGTGTAGGCAGAAAGTTGGGCCACTCCGTCAGCAAGCTCGGCCGCTGCAGGAGATCGAGCAACACCTCCTCACAGGCGAAGGGTGCACCCCGCTCAGGGTAAACAGAAATCAAATATGTTAATCGACCATACTCGGACTCGAGATTTC
This window of the Aspergillus oryzae RIB40 DNA, chromosome 8 genome carries:
- a CDS encoding uncharacterized protein (predicted protein); protein product: METKHPRPRPPMEDIVSPTLEDLIHLALRRMRYLVAPDLDNNHPPPLLFPLAESMRGNPFTVDDWDTYGNLESEYGRLTYLISVYPERGAPFACEEVLLDLLQRPSLLTEWPNFLPTLIAHAQATVHGVVQRMVSSSSNRTRSAKSDYVAIPVDYKATSSARTIALQLWKRSLGEMASQLGRGHFDGALAFLQIHAFLKDPIYGLSRPFSLQQFFFSHLLGKCMAATRVDILHAKDLERLAAQAAQEASYLANPLLQRLTLVHFNAHHQLPYVNVPLDRLARAEFSVPMHVLEVVEEMLGAVAMSDGQACPLVPILVATYPRYAHDDQWLIPIIDGNHRATATLLLRFLATLTLPVDRQAMLEGLRGYCTAHHLGRKWQIDLCDVVTELHSPTNRKMYDQITSQAALVRKFAWVRYIPALVVQEDDFYTICKQRSAGKHKPVLLHPYHQALFNDDDIPIALPQKAGQTHGRPEPFRLMSLTPFGGEHSGGVDVGVARICQAKVRPSMNGLAQEPQPHEKVQQHRAWSCVVS
- a CDS encoding uncharacterized protein (selenocysteine lyase), which translates into the protein MTALDDLDLLPEDFPQPSPFMSEWPLRRDVVHMDHGSSGACPTKVLEHQNALRWELDRGSPEFFLSRWSPRHRAAKEALARFVHANYDELLLTPGSTLGLNIVTQSQQFQPGDELLTTNHAYSSVTMLLRHVANRDGAKVVIAQVPFPVASEEEIVQSILACVTERTRFAIIDHIVSRSGLVFPIKRIVQELADRGVDTLVDGAHGPGQVPVDLHDIGAAYYTTSCHKWMCAPRGVGFLYARRDRIRRLKPLIIARSGHWRDSDGAAYSWLEHTFEWNGCHDPSGVHSMPKIIEFLETALPGGHAAMVKRNHELAVDARRKVLGILGIDLPCPDDMIANMVVFPLPDSVLPETQGILPLCKTLWENDRAEIQCYHWPAYPKRIFRFSVQLHNSMEQYVWLAGKIKAALDEETRIAQAHAAEVNGLGT